TTCAGCGCGGGACACTAGCGCCAAGTTGCTTAAGGTGATGTTGGCTTTGTCGCCGTCGAGGAATTTTAGGGTGTGGCTTTTGGGGATTTTGCCGTGGGCTTGTTCCCAGATTAGCCGGTGCGTGGTTCGCCATTGGTTGGGTTCGGCGACTTTTGTCCATTGGTAGCCTTCCCTGGTGCGGGTGCTGCCAACGGGGCGCGAGGTGTGCGGGGTGTTGCCCGTTTTGAAGCAGCCTTTGCCGTTGCTGAGTTGCAAGCCTTTCTTGCCTTTGTTCCATGTTTCCTGACCACGCTGAAAGCGCCCGTCATTCCCTGTTTGCCAGCCGTGGCGTTTGCAGAGGGATTGGAGTTGCGTCCTGGGGATGTTTGTGCCGAAGGTTTGGTTGTATTGGCGGGTGAGTTCGGCGCGTGGTAGGTGGCGGTTGTTGCTGACGAAGAGCAATTGCCGGGTGGTGTAGGTTTTCTCTAAGTGTGCTGGAATCCCAAGCTCGTCCCTGAGCTTTTTGTCCAGCCACTGGTTGTGGCTGGCTGTCATTT
The window above is part of the Thiothrix winogradskyi genome. Proteins encoded here:
- a CDS encoding HNH endonuclease signature motif containing protein, with protein sequence MTASHNQWLDKKLRDELGIPAHLEKTYTTRQLLFVSNNRHLPRAELTRQYNQTFGTNIPRTQLQSLCKRHGWQTGNDGRFQRGQETWNKGKKGLQLSNGKGCFKTGNTPHTSRPVGSTRTREGYQWTKVAEPNQWRTTHRLIWEQAHGKIPKSHTLKFLDGDKANITLSNLALVSRAELAQLNRNHYDTAPNDLKPTVMLISKLETKHHQHARNGGTT